The genomic stretch GTCCCTGGCTACCATTGCAAGCAATAATTAACCGTCCGCAAGTAACAGCTATTACTAAAAAAGTAAGATATCTTTTGGTAATCTGCATAATAAGTTTCGCGCCAAGACGCAAAGATATTTTTGTAAGTCTGATAAATTTGTTATAGTTTATCATTAGCTTTAAGTTACTTACTTCTGCGTTACCAAAACCGTAACCATTGCTAAATTTACTTAAATTCAAATAATATTCCGATAAGCCAAACCCTAGTTACACAAATTCCGCTAACAATTGTTAGCGTCTCCTTTTCTTTCTTTGCGTCTTTGCGCCTTTGCGTGAGAACTTTAACTTCATCCACAAAATACTTCCAGCCAAAACCAAAGTAGCACAATTAGCGACAATCACAGGCAAATCTTGCTTTAATAAGCCATAAACTAACCATAAAAATACACCAGTACAAAAAAGAAGAAACATTCCCAGCGAGATATCTTGCGCCGATCGCGACTTCCAGGTTTTAATGACTTGAGGGAGAAACGCGATCGTTGTCAGCGTACCTGCTAGTAAACCAATCAAGGTAACAAACTGCATAAATCAAGGGAAGTAATTGTTGATAAAATTTACACAATTTTAGCAGATTTTTGTCAGCAATCTACTCAATAGCTAAGTTTATATTTATCTTTTCACTCCTGTTCTTTCAGCTATTTTCATAGCTAAGGTATGAAAATCTTCGTAGATTTTTTTGACTGAATATGTATGAGAGCCAATAGCACCATCAGCAGGTTTAAGATGAAAAATAGGCTTACGAGCTTCCTGAGCCATTGGCATCAAACTTTGGTAGTTTTTCAGTAAAGCCAAACAATGAATATCTTCTGCCCCAGAAACTTTATTATTTCCGGATTCATCTAAGACATCTTTTTTATATACTTGCGGAATACGAGCAAGCCAACGATTATATGCTTTCACTGGACGATCTAATCGGGCTACGTGTTGTAAGACAACATAACCAACTGGCTGCATTTTTCCTTGAGGAACTTTTAAATCGGTTACTAAATTCTTTTTTCCCAGAGAATCTTTTTTTTCTAGTCTTTCTTTCCACTCTTCACGCCAAACTCGTAAAGTGGGACCGAGATTACGCAAACCTTGTAAAGAAAACAAATCTGGTGATAAAGGAACTACAACGTAATCTGCGGCAATTAAGGCTGCACGATTTATTGCTCCTAAATTCGGTCCTAAATCCATTAAAATAACATCAGCTTGATGAATTTCAGCACTCTGTTGCATAATGCGCCAAAAAGCAGAAATAACCCGAAAGGCACGTTCTTGTCCACCTCCGCCTAAACAAATGGGCCACTGTGCTGAAAGTTCATCCTCAAAACCAGAAAGATATAAATCTCCAACTAAAAGTGCTAGTTCGGCTGTAAATAGCGATAATTGACCTTCTTCTTCAACATATTCTAAATGGGGTTTACTAACATCACCAGTACCTTTTAATAAAGGCTGTATACAGTCAAAGACGGTTTTTGATGAACCGTTTCCTAACCAAATTTCTTCGACTCGATCTTCATCGAGAAAGGCGGCAGTTAAATTAGCTTGGGGATCTAAATCAGCAGTAACTACCCGCAAGCCTAAATCTTTGTACATCCATGCTAAGTGGTATACAAGTGAAGTTTTACCTACTCCTCCTTTGTTATTGAAAAAAGCGATAACGGTTGTACTCATAGCTGTTTCCTTTTCAGTTCAACTAACACATAGGTGTCTTCGACTAGAAATTTTGGAGGTGGATTACCATTCTTTTTCAGTTCATTTCTGGCTAATTCAATTCCTATCCCAAATCGCTGAACATAGCCAAGATTTTTCATCGCTTCAGCTAAATAGGGATTGCGATAGTCTGTTATTCCGGGTTGACCAAAATTGTCTTTATTTACTTGACCAAACGGACCTCCAGGATTTTGAATTTCTATGCGATCGTTAAACCAATTTATTCGCACTGGCGCATTTGTACTCTCGTAATTACGGTGCATTACTGCATTTCTTGCTAGCTGCTGTAAAGCAACTATCGGGTAATCAGGTTCTTTAATTTCAAGTGGTTGGGAGGTAATGTTTGAAGCTACTGAAATATGAGCTTTTAACATTTCGTCTAGTATCCTGAGTAAATCTGGAAGAGGACCGTCAATTTCTTTTTGATCTTTAATAGGATCAGTCAATTCAGTTCCTTCAATTCGCAGAAATTGAATGTACGCACCTGGTACGAACTGTCTAGGATCGTTTCCTACTACTAAAAGACCTAATACTGTTGGTTGACAGTTCGGTTCTACTGTAGCAAATCGCATTGATGTTAATTGTTGTTCAACAGACCGTTGATTTTCTTCAAGAACTTCTATTGCCAAAGATGAGCGTAAATAGTCTCTCTGAAATAAATCCAAATTTAAATCATCTATTGTTGCTGATGATAACCCTTGTAAATCAAAAGGTAAGTCTTTATATCGTCTTTTTTCGCTGAGACGACACTCTTCTTCTCTAGTCGCAGTTGCTCTTCGAGGACCTATTCGTACCCAAACTCTGCCATTAAAACGTACAGGTGGTGCATCTGAGGGTTCTACAATTATGACACCTAAATCGCATCCATAAATCGTTTTTTTCTGCACAGTTATGGTAGGAAAAGGCAAAATATTTCCATCAGAGCGCATATCAGCTAGAGTACGCAAAAGCTGATCGGCAATATCTAAGTTGGCACATTTTCCCTCATTGTCAATACCAACAAAAATGACTCCTGGTTTACCATGATTTGGTAAGTCATTAGCAAAAGCACAAATAGCCTGACGAATTGCACTTCTATCAGCTATTGAACTTTTACGTTCTACTCGATCTGATTCAATATCATTTAGTAAATTTTCTAACTCTGAATCATTCATTTACTGCTAATTACCTAACTTGATCTTCGATAATAATCTAAATGTACTACGGCTGCGAGCTTTTAATTTATCTTTCGTATAATAACATTTTCTCTTATCTTGTTTTTGTCAGAACTTAATCTAAATTTTAATTAACAAAACTAGAAGAAACAGAAAATCGTCTTTTGTTGTTTGATTACACGATTGCTACAGAGGGATGTTGTTGCAAGACTTGCTGTAAATACTTTCCTGTATAAGATTTGGGATGTTTGGCAATATCTTCGGGTGTGCCGACGGCAATTACTTCTCCTCCTTTGTCTCCTCCTTCGGGTCCTAAATCGATAATCCAATCTGCACAACGAATGACATCTAGGTTGTGTTCGATGACTAAAATTGAGTTACCTTTGTCTACTAAACGTTGTAAGACATTTAATAAGTGATGTACGTCGTAAAAGGATAATCCAGTGGTGGGTTCGTCGATTAAATAAAGGGTTTTTCCGGTAGCGCGACGAGATAGTTCTGATGCTAGTTTAACTCGTTGGGCTTCACCACCAGAAAGTGTGGGTGCGGGTTGTCCTAAACGAATGTAACCTAAGCCGACATCAAGTAAAGTTTGCAGTCGATTTGCGGCTTTGGGGATGTTCTGAAATGCTTCTAAGGCTTCTTCGACGGTCATGTTTAAAACGTCAGCGATGGAATGAGTTTTATATTTGACTTGTAAGGTTTCTCGGTTGTATCTTGCACCTTTACAAACTTCGCATTGAACATACACATCGGGGAGGAAATTCATTTCGATGACATTTACTCCTTGTCCGCTACAAGCTTCGCAACGTCCTCCTTTTACGTTGAAGGAAAATCGACCTGGTTTATATCCTCTGGCTTTGGCTTCAATTGTTTCGGCAAATACTGCTCGAATTGGATCGAAAATGCCTGTATATGTGGCAGGATTAGAACGGGGTGTTCTCCCAATTGGTGATTGGTCGATAACGATTACTTTATCGATCGCGTTGAGTCCTTTGATTTTTCCTAAGTTGTGGGGAAAGGGCGTTTTTTTGGTGAGGTAATGTTTTAAGGCTGGATAAAGTAATTCGTTGACTAGGGTTGATTTTCCGGAACCAGAAACGCCTGTGATACAAACAAGTTTACCTAAAGGAATTTCGACATTAATATGCTGAAGATTGTTACGAGAACAGTCTTGTAAAATTAGCGATCGCGCGTTTCCTTTTCTTCTCTCGTTGGGAGTTTCAATCTTTCTGCGTCCGGATAGGTAAGCGCCTGTTAAGGATGTTTCGCTGGCTAGTAATTGATCTAGGTTTCCTTGAACAACTATTTTGCCGCCATGAACTCCTGCTTTTGGTCCAATATCAACTATTTGGTCGGCGCTACGAATTGTTTCTTCGTCATGTTCGACAACAATTAAAGTATTACCCAAGTCGCGCAATTTTTTCAAGGTACGCAATAACCTACCGTTGTCTCGTTGATGTAAACCAATACTTGGTTCGTCTAAAACGTACAAAACTCCGGTTAAACCCGAACCAATTTGAGTTGCTAATCTAATTCTTTGTGCTTCTCCTCCGGAAAGAGTCATTGCGGCTCGATTGAGTGTTAAATAATCTAAGCCTACGTCTAAAAGAAACTGCAAACGGGCTTTAATTTCTCTTAAAGCTAAGTCACCTATTTGTGCTTGTCTGGGAGTTAAATTGAGTTTATTTATCTTCTCAATGCTTTCGCGAATTGAGACACCTGTTAAGTCGGTAATCTGCCATTGTCCTAAACGAACTGCTAAGGCTTCTGGTTTCAATCGTTTCCCTTGACAAACTTCACAAGTTTGATTAATTCGATATTGTTCTAACTTTTGTTTTTGGGTTTCTGAACCTGTTTGATATTGCTTGGCTAAGATATTAATTACTCCAGCAAATGGTTTATGAGTTCCCCGCACAGAATTATAAATAATTGGCTCATCATTGCCGTATAAAATAATCTCTTGCTGTTCTTTGGTTAAAGTTTTCCAAGCAGTCCCAATTTCAAAACCATAAGCTTCTGAAACTCGATAAAGTAATTCTAAATAATAACTATTATCCTTTTCCGACCAAGGCGCGATCGCGGCGTATAATGGTGCTTCGGGATCGGGTATAATTAATTCTGGTAGAAAAGTCCGCAAACTACCAATTCCGTGACAATTCGGACAAGCACCGTAAGGAGAATTAAAGGAAAATAATCTTGGTGATAATTCTTCCATTACTGCACCATGTTCCGGACAAGCAAAGTTTTCTGAAAAGACGATTTCTTGGCTGGTTTCCTGTTCGCTATTTGCTTGATTTTCTGGCCCATTTCCTATATACTTACTATCAGGACTGAAGGACTGTCGGACTCCGGCTGTGTTAGCCGATGTAGCATTTAATACCTCGATAATCGCAATCCCGTTGGAAATACGGAGACAAGTACCGAGAGAATCCGCCAAACGCTCTTCAATACCGGGTTTGAGAATTAAGCGATCGACAACAACTTCCAGGTTGTGAGTATAATTTTTATCAAGGTCGGGTACTTCAGACAGGTCGTAAACCTCCCCATTTACCCTCAATCTGGCAAAACCTTGGGTTTGTAAACTAGAAATTAATTTTTTGTGCGTACCCTTCTTGCCACGGACAACAGGAGCTAAAATTTGGAAACGAGCGCGATCGCCAAGTGCCATAATCAGATCGCACATTTCGTCAATAGTTTGGGGTGCAATATTGCGATCGCAAATCGGACAATGAGGTTCCCCAGCCCGTCCAAAAAGCAATCTCAGATAATCATAAATTTCCGTAACCGTCCCCACAGTCGAACGCGGATTGTGAGAAGTAGACTTTTGATCGATAGAAATAGCCGGACTTAGCCCCTCAATCGCATCCACATCCGGCTTATCCAATTGTCCCAAAAATTGACGTGCATAAGCACTGAGAGACTCCACATAGCGTCGTTGTCCCTCAGCAAAGATGGTATCAAAAGCCAAAGAAGACTTACCCGAACCAGAAACACCCGTAAACACAATCAAGCGATCGCGCGGAAGTTCCAAATCGAGATTTTTCAGATTATGCTGTCTCGCACCAGAGATGCGAATATAGTTTTGGTTATGAGGATTTTTACCGTTAGCGATCGTAAGAGACATGAAAAGCAGGCGTAATAGTCCTTAACGATTGTAGCGTTGTGTCTTAATTGTTGAATGTAACTAGAGAGGGACTGGGGACTGGGGAGGTGGTGACTGGGGACTGGGGACTGGGGACTGGGGACTGGGGATTGGGAGACAAGGAGGAAGTGGATAGTCAACTGCTCACTGTTCACTAATCATTAATAACTGGTCACTGATAACTGATAACTGCTCACTGTTCACTGATAACTGATTTCCCAATCCCCCTAACTACCTTTCAAAATCAGCATATTATCTCCAATTACCGCATTCCGAGCAACTATTTCTCCTTGAGAATCAGTAATATATAGCTTGCGGAAATCTAACTTCTGAGAACGCGCTAGCATTTCATTGGCTAACTTTTCTTGTCCTTGAGTATCTAAACCGTACCAATCATCAGTCACTCTCACCAACAAACGACTGTTAGGAAAATCAGCTTGTATGGACTGAATCAAACCATTAGCATACTCTTCTGTAAGAGTAGCAACTCGCTGTTGAATTGCCGCAATTAAGCTTTGTTCCGGCGTAAATATTGGTTCCGGTGGTGGTAAAGTTTCTACTGATTCCGGTTCTCCAGGCGCTTCTAATTCTACTGGGTTTGTAGCTGCGGTTGGTGGTAGCGGTGAGATTTCCGGAGGTACTTCTGCGGTTGGTGGTAGCGGTGAGATTTCCGGAGGTACTTCTGCGGTTGGTGGTGAGACTTCTTCGGGGGCTGGTGTTAGTGGTGAGATTTCCGGAGGTACTTCTGCAACTCGTTTTGCTGCGGGTTCTGGTAGTAAAGCCACCGTCGTCCATAAAATTACCACAACAACACCTGTAAGGATACCAGTCAAAGCCCAATCAGAAAGCTTTTCTTCAATATTTCTCGGTAAAACAGCGCGAATACTGGTTAAAACTCCGTCCCACCAGCGTTGAATGCTGCTAAAACTGGGCAATAGTCGGTCTAACCAACCAGTTTTCTCTGTTTCCTCACTTTCTGCGGTGGTAGTCGTGGGTTTGCTAACTTCTGCTTCAGTCGCTCCGAACACAGTCGCTTCTTCAACAGGAACTTGGTTGGGGAGAGAGTTTGGTGATTCTTGGTCAGTTATTTCCTCAGTTGGTGAAAAGACGACTTTTTCCTCAGATGTCTCGACCTCAGTAATTTCCAGAGTTGGTGAAAACATGACATTTTCATCAGAAATATCAATAGTTGGAGAACCTTCCTCTTTCTCTGTACTGGGGTGAGTTTCCCTCTTTTCTAGAGAAGCAGCTAGTTCGTCAGTGGTAGCTATTAGTTTTGCAAAAACAACTGTTGACGGCAAATCCTCAACTGATTGAGCTTCCAATTTGGCGATAATTGTTTCCAAACGCTGAATCGTCTGTTGTAAGACTTGAATTGTTTCAGCTTTGGTATTGGGTTGAGCATTCGTTTCTGGCTGCTCTTGGCGTTCTTCTGACATTAAATTTCCCTCCGGGGCAGCACTCTTATCGACTAACAGACAAATTTTACCCTTTGGCGAGATCCTTGCCTCTGGTTTGATGCAATTATTTGCCGAACTAGGTTGAATAGTTGTGCAATAAGCTACGCTAACCTTGCGG from Oscillatoria salina IIICB1 encodes the following:
- a CDS encoding SemiSWEET transporter, with the protein product MQFVTLIGLLAGTLTTIAFLPQVIKTWKSRSAQDISLGMFLLFCTGVFLWLVYGLLKQDLPVIVANCATLVLAGSILWMKLKFSRKGAKTQRKKRRR
- a CDS encoding ParA family protein, with the protein product MSTTVIAFFNNKGGVGKTSLVYHLAWMYKDLGLRVVTADLDPQANLTAAFLDEDRVEEIWLGNGSSKTVFDCIQPLLKGTGDVSKPHLEYVEEEGQLSLFTAELALLVGDLYLSGFEDELSAQWPICLGGGGQERAFRVISAFWRIMQQSAEIHQADVILMDLGPNLGAINRAALIAADYVVVPLSPDLFSLQGLRNLGPTLRVWREEWKERLEKKDSLGKKNLVTDLKVPQGKMQPVGYVVLQHVARLDRPVKAYNRWLARIPQVYKKDVLDESGNNKVSGAEDIHCLALLKNYQSLMPMAQEARKPIFHLKPADGAIGSHTYSVKKIYEDFHTLAMKIAERTGVKR
- a CDS encoding ATP-binding protein, with the translated sequence MNDSELENLLNDIESDRVERKSSIADRSAIRQAICAFANDLPNHGKPGVIFVGIDNEGKCANLDIADQLLRTLADMRSDGNILPFPTITVQKKTIYGCDLGVIIVEPSDAPPVRFNGRVWVRIGPRRATATREEECRLSEKRRYKDLPFDLQGLSSATIDDLNLDLFQRDYLRSSLAIEVLEENQRSVEQQLTSMRFATVEPNCQPTVLGLLVVGNDPRQFVPGAYIQFLRIEGTELTDPIKDQKEIDGPLPDLLRILDEMLKAHISVASNITSQPLEIKEPDYPIVALQQLARNAVMHRNYESTNAPVRINWFNDRIEIQNPGGPFGQVNKDNFGQPGITDYRNPYLAEAMKNLGYVQRFGIGIELARNELKKNGNPPPKFLVEDTYVLVELKRKQL
- the uvrA gene encoding excinuclease ABC subunit UvrA, which gives rise to MSLTIANGKNPHNQNYIRISGARQHNLKNLDLELPRDRLIVFTGVSGSGKSSLAFDTIFAEGQRRYVESLSAYARQFLGQLDKPDVDAIEGLSPAISIDQKSTSHNPRSTVGTVTEIYDYLRLLFGRAGEPHCPICDRNIAPQTIDEMCDLIMALGDRARFQILAPVVRGKKGTHKKLISSLQTQGFARLRVNGEVYDLSEVPDLDKNYTHNLEVVVDRLILKPGIEERLADSLGTCLRISNGIAIIEVLNATSANTAGVRQSFSPDSKYIGNGPENQANSEQETSQEIVFSENFACPEHGAVMEELSPRLFSFNSPYGACPNCHGIGSLRTFLPELIIPDPEAPLYAAIAPWSEKDNSYYLELLYRVSEAYGFEIGTAWKTLTKEQQEIILYGNDEPIIYNSVRGTHKPFAGVINILAKQYQTGSETQKQKLEQYRINQTCEVCQGKRLKPEALAVRLGQWQITDLTGVSIRESIEKINKLNLTPRQAQIGDLALREIKARLQFLLDVGLDYLTLNRAAMTLSGGEAQRIRLATQIGSGLTGVLYVLDEPSIGLHQRDNGRLLRTLKKLRDLGNTLIVVEHDEETIRSADQIVDIGPKAGVHGGKIVVQGNLDQLLASETSLTGAYLSGRRKIETPNERRKGNARSLILQDCSRNNLQHINVEIPLGKLVCITGVSGSGKSTLVNELLYPALKHYLTKKTPFPHNLGKIKGLNAIDKVIVIDQSPIGRTPRSNPATYTGIFDPIRAVFAETIEAKARGYKPGRFSFNVKGGRCEACSGQGVNVIEMNFLPDVYVQCEVCKGARYNRETLQVKYKTHSIADVLNMTVEEALEAFQNIPKAANRLQTLLDVGLGYIRLGQPAPTLSGGEAQRVKLASELSRRATGKTLYLIDEPTTGLSFYDVHHLLNVLQRLVDKGNSILVIEHNLDVIRCADWIIDLGPEGGDKGGEVIAVGTPEDIAKHPKSYTGKYLQQVLQQHPSVAIV